From bacterium, the proteins below share one genomic window:
- a CDS encoding PTS sugar transporter subunit IIA: MRIGDYLRDDRMIFDLKARNKKETIKKISAPLKKAKEMIDFDVFLKDIFAREELKTTGIGKGVAIPHARTDAVKDFVIVFARLPEGVEFNSLDGKPVKLIFLIGTPKKKNLDRHLKILARLTKLSQEKSFRDSLLNASSSKEVIEKFRKVEF, from the coding sequence ATGAGAATTGGAGATTACCTTAGAGATGACAGGATGATTTTTGATCTGAAGGCGCGTAACAAAAAAGAAACAATCAAAAAAATATCTGCACCTTTAAAAAAGGCGAAGGAAATGATTGACTTTGATGTCTTTCTTAAAGATATCTTTGCACGGGAAGAACTAAAGACAACTGGAATTGGTAAAGGGGTGGCTATCCCTCATGCTAGAACTGATGCCGTCAAGGATTTTGTAATAGTTTTTGCAAGATTGCCTGAGGGAGTGGAATTCAACTCTTTAGACGGCAAACCGGTCAAACTTATCTTTTTGATTGGCACGCCAAAAAAGAAAAATTTAGACAGGCATTTAAAAATATTGGCCCGTTTGACCAAGCTCTCACAGGAAAAATCTTTTAGGGATTCGCTTCTTAACGCGTCCAGTTCAAAAGAGGTTATAGAGAAATTTAGAAAGGTTGAGTTCTAG
- the dnaA gene encoding chromosomal replication initiator protein DnaA has protein sequence MDMNPELLWHEMVKYIQEKSTGQSFEIWVKTIKPVSFAKNELILEVPSDFIESWLREKYMDLLIESITSVTGESASIKFTTPEVKYTPKQKRTHSIKRIISEDRLHASGMDSILNPRYTFDSFVVGSSNRFAHAASLAVAQSPAKTYNPLFIYGDVGLGKTHLMQAIGDFVMSKNIKKKIVYISSEKFTNQFIDAIRNGKTNQFRKQYRKADVLLIDDIHFIAGKESTQEEFFHTFNDLHDAHKQIVISSDKSPKNIPELENRLISRFEWGLITDIQPPDLETRIAILQKKAEHERLSMPNDVAYFIADNIKANIRELEGALVRLIAFASLTGEKIDINLAKAALKDIIHHNENRQMNIDFIKQKIVEYFKIRLSDLTSNRRSRNIVLPRQIAMYISRELTDLSLPEIGASFGGKDHTTVMHACTKIKEKIKSSNNFREIIDKIKDFITC, from the coding sequence ATGGACATGAATCCAGAACTTCTTTGGCACGAAATGGTTAAGTATATTCAAGAAAAATCCACAGGGCAAAGTTTTGAAATATGGGTAAAAACCATAAAGCCCGTATCCTTTGCTAAAAACGAACTTATTCTGGAGGTCCCTAGTGATTTTATTGAAAGCTGGTTAAGGGAAAAATATATGGATTTACTCATAGAATCTATTACAAGCGTTACTGGTGAATCTGCTTCTATTAAGTTTACTACTCCTGAGGTTAAATATACTCCAAAACAGAAACGAACTCATAGCATTAAGAGAATTATCTCTGAGGACAGGTTACACGCTTCCGGTATGGACAGTATACTCAATCCTAGATACACCTTTGATAGCTTTGTAGTTGGTTCCAGTAATCGTTTTGCACATGCTGCATCCCTTGCTGTAGCACAATCTCCAGCAAAAACTTACAATCCTCTATTTATCTATGGAGACGTTGGATTGGGAAAGACGCATTTGATGCAGGCAATTGGCGACTTTGTTATGAGTAAAAATATAAAGAAGAAGATTGTGTATATATCCAGTGAAAAGTTTACAAATCAATTTATAGACGCTATTAGAAATGGAAAGACGAATCAATTTAGAAAGCAATATAGAAAAGCTGATGTCCTTTTAATAGACGATATTCATTTCATAGCTGGTAAGGAAAGTACGCAGGAGGAGTTTTTCCACACTTTTAACGATCTTCATGATGCTCATAAACAGATAGTTATATCAAGTGATAAATCACCTAAAAATATTCCGGAGCTGGAAAATCGCCTTATCTCAAGATTTGAGTGGGGATTGATTACAGATATTCAACCTCCCGACCTTGAGACTCGTATAGCTATATTGCAAAAAAAAGCTGAACATGAGAGACTATCCATGCCTAATGATGTTGCATACTTTATTGCTGATAATATAAAAGCAAATATAAGAGAATTAGAAGGTGCGCTAGTTAGACTTATTGCATTTGCCTCTCTAACCGGAGAAAAAATTGATATTAACCTTGCTAAGGCTGCTTTAAAAGATATAATTCATCATAATGAAAACAGGCAGATGAATATTGATTTTATTAAACAAAAAATAGTAGAGTATTTTAAAATAAGGCTTTCTGATCTTACTTCTAATAGACGAAGCAGAAATATTGTTCTACCAAGACAGATTGCCATGTATATATCAAGGGAGTTGACAGATTTATCTCTCCCAGAAATTGGGGCATCATTTGGTGGAAAAGACCACACTACTGTAATGCATGCATGCACTAAAATAAAAGAGAAGATAAAGAGTAGTAATAACTTTAGAGAGATAATAGATAAAATTAAAGATTTTATTACCTGTTAA
- the lepA gene encoding translation elongation factor 4, producing the protein MIIKNIRNFCIIAHIDHGKSTLADRILQYTNTIDDRLFREQVLDDMDLERERGITIKARAVRINYEHKDNKSYILNLIDTPGHVDFSYEVSRSMKACEGAILLVDAAQGIQAQTMANLYLALDAGLTVIPVINKIDQKNADIEGVKTQLNNIGLDNKDIILASAKEGIGTEEILSAIIDRIPYPKGQADAPLQCLIFDSNFDTYRGVITYVRVVNGEVYASMKIKMMGTNRVYEVDEIGVFKPDMIRADKLSAGEVGYVMANMKNISDATIGDTITGEAYPAKSTLPGYKKAKPFVFCGLYPVNSADVDALRDALGKLSLNDASFSYQPESLPSLGYGFRCGFLGLLHMDIVQERLEREYNLNLIITIPNVRYQIKKTNGQIVEMHNPSELPDPARIETIEEPYVKAMLIVPKEYVGGVMELCQNKRSIYKSIDYINKKAAMLVYEMPLMEMITDFYDRLKSITKGYGSMDYEYIGYREADIVKLDILINGEAVAAMSSMVHRDKAYYRGRELTGRLKQTIPKQLISIAIQAAIGSKVIARETISALRKDVIAKLYGGDVTRKNKLLEKQKKGKKRMKQIGSVSIPQEAFVAMTRV; encoded by the coding sequence ATGATAATAAAGAACATTAGAAATTTTTGTATTATTGCTCATATAGACCACGGAAAGTCTACATTAGCAGACAGAATTCTTCAATATACAAACACAATAGATGATAGATTGTTTCGGGAACAGGTTCTGGACGATATGGATCTGGAAAGGGAACGCGGCATAACAATAAAAGCCAGAGCAGTAAGAATAAATTATGAACATAAGGACAACAAGTCTTATATATTAAATCTTATAGATACTCCGGGTCATGTGGATTTTAGCTACGAAGTATCAAGAAGCATGAAAGCCTGTGAGGGAGCAATTCTCCTGGTAGACGCCGCGCAGGGTATTCAAGCGCAGACAATGGCAAATCTTTATCTGGCATTGGATGCAGGTTTAACAGTAATTCCTGTAATAAATAAAATAGACCAGAAGAATGCAGACATAGAAGGTGTAAAGACACAGCTTAATAATATCGGGCTGGATAATAAAGATATCATATTAGCAAGCGCAAAAGAAGGGATTGGTACAGAGGAGATTTTGTCAGCAATAATAGATAGAATCCCATATCCGAAGGGGCAGGCAGACGCTCCTCTTCAATGCTTAATTTTCGATTCAAATTTTGATACGTACAGAGGGGTGATTACATACGTCCGCGTTGTTAATGGGGAAGTTTATGCTTCAATGAAAATCAAAATGATGGGGACAAATAGAGTATATGAGGTTGATGAGATAGGTGTATTTAAGCCGGATATGATTCGCGCAGACAAGCTTTCTGCAGGCGAAGTAGGGTATGTAATGGCTAATATGAAAAACATATCTGATGCAACAATAGGAGATACGATCACAGGCGAGGCTTATCCTGCTAAATCTACTCTGCCCGGATACAAAAAAGCAAAGCCATTTGTATTCTGCGGTCTTTACCCGGTAAATTCTGCAGATGTTGATGCTTTGAGAGATGCGCTTGGGAAATTATCACTTAATGATGCGTCTTTTAGTTACCAGCCTGAGAGCCTGCCTTCTTTAGGATATGGATTCAGGTGCGGATTTTTGGGATTGCTGCATATGGATATTGTTCAGGAAAGACTTGAAAGGGAATACAATCTCAACCTCATCATCACCATACCGAATGTCAGGTATCAGATAAAGAAGACTAACGGGCAAATTGTTGAGATGCATAACCCATCCGAGCTTCCTGATCCGGCGCGCATAGAAACTATAGAAGAACCGTATGTAAAGGCAATGCTTATTGTGCCAAAAGAATACGTCGGAGGCGTTATGGAGCTTTGCCAGAATAAAAGAAGCATATATAAGAGCATTGATTATATAAATAAAAAAGCAGCAATGCTGGTTTATGAGATGCCTCTTATGGAAATGATAACAGATTTTTACGATCGGCTAAAATCTATAACCAAGGGATATGGTTCAATGGATTATGAATATATTGGTTATAGAGAGGCGGATATAGTCAAGCTTGACATATTGATAAACGGAGAAGCGGTAGCTGCAATGTCTTCTATGGTGCATAGAGATAAGGCTTATTATAGAGGGAGGGAGCTAACAGGCAGGTTGAAACAGACAATACCAAAGCAGCTTATAAGCATTGCTATCCAGGCGGCAATAGGAAGTAAAGTTATTGCAAGAGAAACTATTTCCGCTTTGAGAAAGGATGTTATTGCAAAACTATATGGTGGAGATGTTACAAGGAAAAATAAACTTTTAGAGAAGCAGAAGAAAGGCAAGAAGAGAATGAAACAGATAGGAAGCGTTTCTATCCCGCAAGAGGCATTTGTGGCTATGACCAGGGTTTAG
- a CDS encoding DUF3108 domain-containing protein — protein MKGKIKLVLFCLFFLSCAGFSEEFKRENKVAGFHYNINYHLSFCKLIKIAEAEILIEKGIYREVPSFRIVFQIDSLDEKNPIIKKFYMMHNRMESFIRKTDFSSLRLLKTINQRIRGFGGIREKNYYEVVDFPLSQTDPIIIFIYDYKLGKREKLDLQVPGLEPVSDILGILAKGYFVKEHEADSIKLYAKHEIRAVKLLLDKEKIDSKLLGRVDTIRVSCSAKFPTMGGKEGNFIIWFLEGDRQIPVQLQLELPIGSAKITLSRFEDFDDNKEH, from the coding sequence ATGAAGGGAAAAATTAAGTTAGTTTTATTCTGCCTGTTTTTTTTGTCTTGTGCGGGTTTTTCAGAAGAATTTAAGAGAGAGAATAAGGTTGCTGGGTTTCATTACAATATCAACTACCATCTCTCGTTCTGTAAGCTGATAAAAATCGCAGAAGCTGAGATCTTGATAGAAAAGGGGATATACAGAGAAGTTCCTTCTTTTCGCATTGTCTTTCAGATAGATTCCTTGGATGAAAAAAATCCAATTATAAAGAAGTTCTATATGATGCATAATAGAATGGAATCGTTTATTAGAAAGACAGATTTCAGTTCTCTAAGGCTGTTGAAAACAATTAATCAGAGGATTAGAGGATTTGGGGGCATTAGAGAGAAAAATTACTATGAAGTAGTAGATTTCCCTTTAAGCCAAACAGACCCTATAATCATATTTATCTACGATTATAAACTTGGCAAAAGAGAAAAATTAGATTTGCAGGTGCCTGGCTTAGAACCTGTCTCGGATATATTGGGTATTCTGGCAAAAGGTTATTTTGTCAAAGAACATGAAGCAGATAGCATAAAGTTGTATGCAAAACATGAAATCAGAGCAGTTAAACTATTGCTTGATAAAGAGAAAATAGATAGTAAATTACTCGGCAGAGTTGATACAATAAGAGTCAGTTGCAGTGCAAAGTTTCCCACTATGGGTGGCAAAGAGGGTAACTTTATAATCTGGTTTTTAGAGGGGGACAGGCAAATACCTGTCCAATTACAGCTTGAGCTGCCAATTGGATCGGCAAAGATTACTTTGAGTAGATTTGAGGATTTTGATGATAATAAAGAACATTAG
- a CDS encoding PTS sugar transporter subunit IIA, which translates to MEKKKILNMKISDYVSEKMICLDLKNTTKESAIKELAELLKDAEEVAAFDMFLEDVFAREKLCPTAIGNEIAIPHARTDAVNNIIIAFGRSINGVNFNAPDNKPAKLIFLMGTPKKDINKYLQVLAHLIRLLKKEAFRQRLLYAENKTEILNAIREIED; encoded by the coding sequence ATGGAAAAAAAGAAGATCTTAAACATGAAAATATCGGACTATGTCTCAGAAAAAATGATTTGTCTGGATTTGAAAAATACCACAAAGGAAAGTGCAATAAAAGAGCTGGCTGAATTATTAAAAGACGCTGAAGAAGTCGCAGCTTTTGATATGTTCTTAGAGGATGTTTTTGCCCGAGAGAAATTGTGTCCTACTGCAATAGGAAATGAGATAGCTATCCCGCATGCCAGAACAGATGCTGTAAATAATATTATTATTGCGTTTGGAAGATCTATCAATGGAGTTAATTTTAACGCGCCGGATAACAAACCTGCAAAACTGATTTTTTTAATGGGAACTCCAAAGAAGGATATCAACAAATACTTGCAGGTTTTAGCGCATCTGATAAGATTACTAAAAAAAGAAGCTTTCCGACAACGGCTTTTATACGCGGAGAATAAGACTGAGATATTGAATGCTATAAGAGAAATTGAGGACTAG
- the yajC gene encoding preprotein translocase subunit YajC, with amino-acid sequence MLGVLYAMGSAGGASQQGQGNPFGFLIMMALIFGIFYFLTIRPQQKKQKERQEMISKVEKGDKVITSGGIYGMVVGTKEKTLVIKVADNVKVEFARSAVSRVEKKAEQA; translated from the coding sequence ATGCTAGGTGTACTTTATGCAATGGGAAGTGCTGGGGGAGCGTCACAGCAGGGACAGGGTAATCCGTTCGGTTTTTTAATTATGATGGCACTGATATTTGGGATATTCTATTTTTTAACAATCAGACCTCAGCAGAAGAAGCAGAAGGAGCGCCAGGAAATGATTTCCAAGGTAGAAAAAGGGGATAAGGTAATTACCAGCGGCGGCATTTATGGCATGGTTGTAGGGACAAAAGAAAAAACGCTGGTTATAAAGGTTGCAGATAATGTAAAGGTGGAGTTTGCCAGAAGCGCAGTAAGCCGCGTAGAAAAGAAAGCCGAGCAAGCATAA
- the secD gene encoding protein translocase subunit SecD, with product MKSLRWRIALVVAVVIAGIVCNLPSTGIYGYFLPVWLQGVLPEEGIKTGIDKNGCGYFSLELDFANLPKNVEPITAFGRASNIVKTRLEKQEIHKLSTQIDEKENVITFTLPTVKEESAVNDILKRIRLYGNIPIFLKQFLPQKLINLGLDLQGGSHLVLAVDTEGMSRKEAKDVQERALVVIRNRIDEFGVAEPIVIPVKGRNRIIIELPGIREPERIKEIIRRQAVLEFKLVCEDKDKIKQALAGKVPDGYDLSYLARTKDDGTIYKEPYLLEAKSALSSKKGELLTNAYVTYGQMNQSIVAIKFNRKGSKAFARLTGSHIGERLATLLDGKLKLVATIQDRIIGEGRITGVSAQEAPDLANVLKSGALPAQVEILEERTVGPSLGADSIRKGIRAGILGLIVVFCFVMIYYMFLGLIAGVALCLNLVIIMAALASFSATLTLPGIAAIILTIGMAVDANVLIFERIREELSSGKTIRASIGSGYQKAFRTIVDANVTTLIAAVVLYQFGTGPIRGFAVTLTLGILASMFTAIVVTRVILDLFCRRRSFVSIKMLQLFHKPNLDFVNKRFIALGLSLILILVGMTGFFIKGEENFGIDFTGGKLIQLRFIPSVSIGAIRRVLKNVGLGKSVIQQFGSENDLIIKMPLEVKDNITNLLRNSFKDIDITEERTEMVGAQVGRDLRNQAVLAIIFAMIGILAYVTWRFELRFAIGAILALAHDVLITMGAFAIMGKEITLPIVAALLTIVGYSLNDTIVVFDRIRDNVRFMKKSNEKEIINASINQTLSRTVLTSVTTLFVVVSLFYLGGEVIHDFAFALIVGVIVGTYSSIYIASPTLLMWQKFKSKS from the coding sequence ATGAAATCACTTAGGTGGCGGATAGCATTAGTTGTAGCAGTTGTTATTGCAGGCATAGTGTGTAATCTGCCATCAACAGGGATTTATGGATACTTTCTTCCTGTGTGGCTGCAGGGCGTGCTCCCTGAAGAGGGAATAAAGACAGGCATAGACAAGAATGGATGTGGCTATTTTTCTCTGGAGCTTGATTTTGCAAATCTTCCCAAGAATGTAGAACCGATCACAGCCTTTGGCAGGGCTTCAAACATAGTAAAAACCCGCCTAGAAAAACAGGAAATACATAAATTATCTACACAGATCGACGAGAAAGAGAATGTCATTACATTCACACTACCAACGGTTAAAGAAGAATCTGCAGTTAATGATATCTTAAAACGCATAAGGCTCTATGGCAATATCCCTATATTCTTAAAGCAATTTTTGCCTCAAAAGCTTATTAATCTTGGCTTAGACCTTCAAGGAGGAAGCCATCTTGTGCTTGCTGTTGATACTGAAGGAATGTCCAGAAAGGAAGCAAAAGATGTCCAAGAAAGAGCGCTTGTAGTTATACGCAACCGTATAGATGAATTTGGGGTCGCAGAACCTATTGTAATACCAGTTAAGGGGAGAAACAGAATAATTATAGAATTACCTGGCATTAGAGAGCCCGAGAGAATAAAAGAGATTATAAGGCGCCAGGCTGTGCTTGAATTTAAACTCGTTTGTGAGGACAAGGATAAGATTAAACAGGCTTTAGCGGGAAAGGTTCCAGATGGATATGATTTGTCTTATCTTGCAAGAACAAAAGATGACGGCACAATCTATAAAGAGCCATATCTCCTGGAAGCAAAATCTGCTCTATCAAGCAAGAAAGGAGAGCTTTTAACAAATGCCTATGTGACATATGGTCAGATGAATCAATCTATTGTAGCAATTAAGTTTAACAGGAAAGGTTCGAAAGCCTTTGCAAGACTTACCGGCTCACATATTGGAGAAAGACTTGCTACATTGCTTGATGGTAAGTTGAAGTTAGTTGCAACAATACAGGATAGAATCATTGGAGAAGGGCGGATTACAGGCGTATCTGCTCAGGAAGCGCCTGATCTTGCAAATGTTCTAAAGTCTGGTGCACTGCCTGCGCAAGTTGAAATTCTTGAAGAAAGAACAGTGGGCCCTTCTTTGGGAGCGGATTCTATAAGGAAAGGCATAAGGGCAGGTATTCTGGGGCTGATAGTTGTATTCTGTTTCGTAATGATTTATTACATGTTCCTTGGCTTAATTGCAGGAGTTGCTCTGTGTCTTAATCTAGTTATAATAATGGCAGCGCTGGCATCTTTTAGCGCCACACTCACCCTGCCGGGCATTGCAGCCATCATACTGACAATTGGTATGGCAGTAGATGCAAATGTGCTTATTTTCGAGAGAATAAGGGAAGAGCTTTCAAGCGGCAAAACCATTCGCGCATCTATTGGGAGCGGGTATCAAAAAGCATTTAGGACTATTGTAGATGCGAATGTGACAACACTCATAGCGGCAGTCGTGCTTTATCAGTTTGGAACAGGACCCATAAGAGGCTTTGCTGTGACACTAACACTGGGTATTCTTGCAAGCATGTTTACTGCGATTGTTGTAACCAGAGTTATTCTTGATTTGTTTTGCAGGAGAAGAAGTTTTGTTAGTATAAAGATGTTGCAGCTTTTTCATAAGCCTAACCTGGATTTTGTTAATAAGCGTTTTATAGCTCTTGGTCTTTCACTAATATTAATTTTGGTTGGAATGACAGGCTTTTTTATTAAAGGAGAAGAGAATTTTGGCATAGATTTTACGGGGGGGAAACTTATACAGCTCAGATTTATTCCAAGTGTGTCGATAGGAGCAATAAGAAGGGTTTTAAAAAATGTAGGCCTTGGGAAAAGCGTGATACAGCAATTTGGGAGCGAAAATGATCTTATTATCAAGATGCCTCTGGAAGTAAAGGACAATATTACTAATTTACTAAGGAACTCTTTTAAGGATATAGATATAACAGAGGAACGAACAGAAATGGTCGGTGCTCAGGTTGGCAGAGACTTGAGAAACCAGGCAGTGTTGGCAATTATATTTGCTATGATAGGTATTTTGGCATATGTTACCTGGAGGTTTGAACTTAGATTCGCAATCGGGGCAATACTGGCGCTTGCGCATGATGTGCTTATTACAATGGGCGCATTCGCTATTATGGGAAAAGAGATAACCTTGCCTATAGTCGCGGCTCTACTAACAATTGTGGGATATTCTCTCAATGATACAATAGTTGTATTTGACAGGATAAGAGACAATGTGCGTTTTATGAAAAAGAGCAATGAAAAAGAGATTATCAACGCTAGTATAAATCAGACATTATCCAGAACAGTGCTGACTTCTGTTACCACTCTTTTCGTAGTGGTGTCTTTATTCTATCTGGGCGGAGAGGTTATTCACGATTTTGCTTTTGCCCTGATAGTTGGGGTAATTGTGGGCACATATTCCTCTATTTACATAGCAAGCCCAACTCTCCTAATGTGGCAAAAATTCAAATCAAAGAGCTGA
- the tgt gene encoding tRNA guanosine(34) transglycosylase Tgt produces MINPFKIIYKDKTSKARIGKLITSHGEINTPVFMPVGTQATVKTLSPEELIDIGTEVVLCNAYHLALRPGVEIIKEAGGLHKFMHWDRPILTDSGGYQIFSLADLRKITDEGARFQSHIDGKEIFLTPEEAIRIQNDLGADIIMTLDECIQYPCEYDYAEIAMQRTCKWVKRCKKAHADERQLLFPVIQGGMYNDLRERCANELVGENFSGYAVGGLSVGEDRPLMYEIAQHTLCFIPEHKVRYLMGVGDPRDLLECIGMGIDMFDCVMPTRNGRNGTVFTRVGKLVVRNAKHARSYGPIDAECGCYTCRNYSRAYIRHLFNTREILGLRLTSIHNLYFLMELIRDARKAISKNEFLDFKKAFLKQYAGKLVL; encoded by the coding sequence ATGATTAATCCGTTTAAGATAATTTACAAGGATAAAACCAGTAAAGCAAGGATTGGGAAACTTATTACCTCTCATGGCGAGATTAATACTCCTGTCTTTATGCCTGTAGGTACGCAGGCAACAGTAAAGACCTTATCTCCTGAGGAGCTTATTGATATTGGCACAGAGGTAGTTCTTTGTAATGCCTATCATTTGGCTCTGAGACCTGGTGTAGAAATCATAAAAGAAGCTGGAGGCCTGCATAAATTTATGCATTGGGATAGACCCATACTAACTGATAGCGGAGGATACCAGATCTTTAGTCTTGCAGATCTAAGGAAAATCACTGATGAAGGAGCCAGGTTTCAATCACATATAGATGGCAAGGAGATTTTTCTAACGCCTGAAGAGGCTATCAGGATTCAGAATGATCTTGGCGCAGATATAATAATGACCCTGGATGAGTGCATCCAGTATCCATGCGAGTATGATTATGCGGAAATTGCTATGCAAAGAACATGTAAGTGGGTAAAAAGATGTAAAAAGGCTCATGCTGATGAGAGACAGCTTTTATTTCCTGTGATTCAAGGAGGAATGTATAACGATCTGAGAGAAAGATGCGCAAACGAGTTAGTTGGAGAAAACTTCTCGGGTTATGCTGTTGGTGGATTGAGTGTAGGAGAAGACAGGCCGTTAATGTATGAAATTGCCCAACATACACTTTGTTTTATTCCTGAACACAAGGTTCGTTATTTAATGGGGGTAGGAGATCCCCGGGATCTATTAGAATGCATAGGCATGGGCATTGATATGTTTGATTGTGTGATGCCTACACGTAACGGGAGAAATGGCACAGTGTTCACAAGAGTGGGAAAACTGGTTGTGAGAAATGCGAAACATGCAAGAAGCTACGGACCTATAGATGCTGAATGTGGTTGCTATACATGCAGGAATTACTCCAGGGCGTATATTCGGCACTTGTTTAACACAAGAGAAATTCTAGGGCTTAGATTAACCTCAATTCATAACCTGTATTTTCTAATGGAACTTATCAGAGATGCCAGAAAGGCTATATCTAAAAACGAGTTTTTGGATTTTAAAAAAGCATTTTTGAAGCAGTATGCAGGAAAATTAGTTCTTTAA
- a CDS encoding zinc ribbon domain-containing protein, whose product MPTYEYECKDCGHSFELFQSMTEKRMEKCPQCGGILRRLIGKGTGIIFKGSGFYATDYRSSDYNKKAKEETGKAEKKEDKKSTPESKSKKKKDEGKN is encoded by the coding sequence ATGCCGACATATGAATATGAATGCAAGGATTGTGGACACAGTTTTGAGCTATTTCAGTCAATGACAGAAAAACGTATGGAAAAATGTCCACAATGTGGAGGAATCCTCAGAAGATTGATAGGAAAAGGCACGGGCATAATCTTCAAGGGCTCTGGTTTTTATGCGACTGACTACAGAAGCAGTGATTATAATAAAAAAGCAAAGGAAGAAACAGGTAAAGCAGAGAAAAAAGAGGATAAAAAATCCACCCCTGAATCCAAATCCAAAAAGAAGAAAGATGAAGGGAAAAATTAA
- a CDS encoding PTS sugar transporter subunit IIA yields MTTRELADYIKLNEKTILKMAQTGKLPGIKIANQWRFYLSAVDTHLQKSTIKSSSDNLNILIKTIEEDIIPLSRLMKISSINLDLKSRKRDDVLYELAQIANKTGLTLYTKELFHQLRERENMLSTAVGDGIAIPHPRNPTANLFKKPNIIMARSKKGADFFAPDNKKVHLFFMPCATNTITHLRLLRKISKLSHTTNVVQKFMRAGDESEVIKILLEFEKINICPTEGT; encoded by the coding sequence ATGACTACGAGGGAATTGGCAGATTATATAAAGTTAAATGAAAAAACCATTTTAAAAATGGCGCAAACAGGAAAACTTCCCGGAATAAAAATTGCTAATCAATGGCGTTTTTATTTGTCTGCAGTCGATACACATTTACAGAAAAGCACAATAAAATCTTCCAGTGACAATTTAAATATCCTTATTAAAACTATAGAAGAAGATATTATTCCATTATCTAGATTGATGAAGATTTCTTCTATAAATTTAGACTTAAAATCCAGAAAGAGGGATGATGTTCTCTATGAGTTAGCGCAGATTGCGAATAAGACTGGTTTAACTCTCTACACTAAAGAACTGTTTCATCAATTAAGAGAAAGAGAGAATATGCTAAGCACTGCGGTAGGAGATGGTATTGCTATCCCGCATCCACGCAACCCTACAGCCAACTTATTTAAAAAACCAAATATAATAATGGCACGTTCAAAAAAAGGCGCGGATTTTTTTGCTCCCGATAATAAAAAAGTACATTTATTTTTTATGCCATGTGCCACCAACACAATTACACATTTGAGACTCTTAAGAAAAATTTCTAAATTATCTCATACTACAAATGTTGTTCAAAAATTTATGCGGGCAGGTGACGAAAGTGAAGTAATAAAAATATTGTTGGAGTTCGAAAAAATAAATATATGTCCAACAGAAGGAACTTGA